Proteins encoded together in one Antennarius striatus isolate MH-2024 chromosome 13, ASM4005453v1, whole genome shotgun sequence window:
- the LOC137606767 gene encoding E3 ubiquitin-protein ligase RNF43: MTVPQRRLAGLWPWLLMAALQVVLGQPGVESERPALRALIKVALLNHDPTGKPITLEGVFVGGSAGYAEGKLMQYHPLSLCNTSEDERQESDFITIVKLEHRVPRCLPLLDKARMALDKGAQAVIFDVSDDANAAAELRETDSLPRPVVLVEAKDAEELMGLVNKNEEANVRIEILVEQPRWPHYDVGILLTIVLAILTIVLIFAFRYKCKSTRTWDSVHQQTMRAISRLETKTYTSQGCSESQQNRAAWGSASSSNSSPVCAICLEEFQDGQHLRIISCAHEFHKDCVDPWLLQHRTCPLCMHNIMGTERQSQRNRLQQSTEQSQGFLHTQPYSSPRNHPFPQHAIPFSMRPHYPRGPSGAYPPLDHYTGSSLREAQTLRFLTSRRLGYGCGYHLPAEVPGRPHRVGGNCRTSTHHYNPRRSCNNYRSSCPAQRSASSSRLHHVTSIGLQNRGAPPHVRQEDGSCSGGSYHTERSGYLADGPASDSSSGPCHGSSSDSVLNCTDVSLQGVYGSWSTFRSSLSSDYDPFVYYGPGPGRAPRRNSLEASAQARPRSLDSVVNKAGCPEEQPQTVFSHIHYHRHRHHHYEEGEHNQGPSRGSDEEQTTGAAVSPAPLFLDKDSPVGPPKRIPCKCSKADHSDRPNPGAECQDHDSSSPTGPPVLVSPIPLQLQPHCCHQGHGHPPTPLGRVGGCVLDGPSVRFHQSLDLQDDRSIHIHYGQGAGFCCSPPELHSALLPVPLILDSGGMEEWPCCAGAHVVWQKRVQQAHSEPQLQGPGTSIDRPPCRSHQGPAVDRNTDICLYCKTLHHNQGSEEESGV; encoded by the exons TATCACCCTCTGTCTCTGTGCAACACAAGTGAAGATGAAAGACAAGAGAGTGACTTTATCACCATTGTTAAACTGGAGCACAGGGTACCCCGATGTCTGCCGCTGCTCGATAAG GCTCGCATGGCGCTGGACAAAGGAGCTCAGGCTGTTATCTTTGATGTCAGTGACGATGCCAACGCTGCGGCTGAG CTACGAGAGACAGACTCGCTTCCCCGTCCGGTCGTGCTGGTGGAGGCGAAGGATGCTGAGGAGTTGATGGGTTTGGTCAACAAGAACGAGGAGGCCAATGTTCGCATTGAAATCTTAGTGGAGCAGCCTAGATGG CCACATTATGATGTGGGAATCCTGCTCACCATCGTCCTGGCAATTCTGACCATTGTCCTGATCTTTGCTTTCCGATACAAGTGTAAATCCACCAGAACCTGG GACTCCGTCCATCAGCAGACCATGCGAGCTATCAGCCGACTGGAAACCAAAACCTACACCTCCCAGGGTTGCTCGGAGTCTCAGCAGAATCGCGCCGCCTGGGGGTCAGCCAGCAGCTCCAACTCAAGCCCCGTTTGCGCCATCTGCCTGGAGGAGTTTCAGGACGGGCAG CACCTGAGGATCATTTCCTGTGCGCATGAGTTTCACAAAGACTGCGTCGACCCCTGGCTTCTACAACACCGCACCTGCCCCCTCTGCATGCACAACATCATGG GCACCGAGCGACAATCCCAGAGGAACAGACTCCAGCAGAGCACCGAGCAAAGCCAGGGATTCCTGCACACGCAGCCGTACAGCAGCCCACGCAACCACCCCTTCCCCCAGCACGCCATTCCCTTCTCTATGAGGCCCCACTATCCTCGCGGACCCTCTGGAGCCTATCCCCCTCTGGACCACTACACTGGCTCTTCTCTCAGGGAGGCCCAAACATTACGATTCCTCACCAGCAGGAGACTCGGCTACGGGTGTGGCTACCACCTTCCTGCAGAGGTTCCGGGAAGGCCCCACAGGGTCGGAGGCAACTGCAGGACTTCCACCCATCACTACAACCCCCGGCGGTCCTGCAACAACTACCGCTCATCCTGTCCAGCCCAGCGCAGCGCCTCCAGTTCGAGGCTGCACCACGTGACCTCCATCGGGCTGCAGAACCGTGGAGCGCCGCCCCACGTCCGGCAGGAGGACGGCAGCTGCTCAGGCGGCAGCTACCACACGGAGCGCAGCGGATACCTGGCCGACGGGCCGGCGAGTGACTCCAGCTCGGGGCCGTGCCACGGCTCCTCCAGCGACTCGGTGCTGAATTGCACTGATGTGTCTCTGCAGGGGGTTTACGGCAGCTGGTCCACCTTCCGTAGCTCTCTGAGTAGCGACTACGATCCGTTTGTGTATTACGGGCCCGGTCCTGGTCGTGCCCCCCGCAGGAACAGCCTAGAGGCGTCTGCCCAGGCCCGGCCCAGGtctctggactctgtggtgaACAAAGCAGGTTGCCCTGAAGAACAGCCACAGACTGTGTTCAGCCACATCCACTACCACCGCCACAGACACCACCACTACGAGGAGGGGGAGCACAACCAGGGCCCGAGCAGAGGCTCAGACGAGGAGCAGACGACTGGAGCTGCAGTCTCCCCTGCTCCTCTCTTCCTCGACAAAGACTCACCTGTCGGCCCCCCCAAGCGCATCCCTTGCAAGTGCTCGAAGGCCGATCACTCAGATCGGCCCAATCCCGGTGCAGAGTGTCAGGATCACGATTCCAGCAGCCCTACGGGACCTCCTGTCCTGGTGTCCCCAATCCCCTTACAGCTTCAACCCCACTGCTGCCACCAGGGACACGGGCACCCTCCCACTCCCCTGGGGCGAGTGGGTGGCTGTGTGCTCGACGGACCCTCTGTTCGCTTCCACCAGAGCTTAGATCTGCAGGACGACCGCAGCATCCACATCCACTACGGTCAGGGCGCGGGCTTCTGCTGCTCTCCCCCCGAGCTGCATTCCGCCTTACTCCCCGTGCCTCTCATTTTGGACtctggagggatggaggagtgGCCTTGTTGCGCCGGGGCCCATGTTGTGTGGCAAAAGCGGGTGCAGCAGGCCCACTCAGAGCCTCAGCTCCAGGGGCCCGGGACCTCTATAGACAGGCCACCCTGCAGGTCCCACCAGGGCCCTGCTGTGGACCGCAACACAGACATTTGTTTGTACTGCAAAACATTACACCACAATCAGG GATCAGAAGAGGAGTCTGGTGTGTGA
- the hpda gene encoding 4-hydroxyphenylpyruvate dioxygenase: protein MTSYTDKGLKPPRGKFLNFHHLTFWVGNAKQAASFYCNKLGFEAFAYKGLETGSREVVSHVIRQDKIIFVFESPLNPGNEEMGQHMMKHGDGVKDIAFQVEDCDFIVKTAKEQGAVIVKEPWVQQDSHGKVKYAVVQTYGDTTHTLIEYLGPYKGLFLPGYKEPLFRDPLLAKLPKPSLNFIDHVVGNQPDSEMVPTSDWYQKCLMFHRFWSIDDKQIHTEYSALRSIVMTNYEETIKMPINEPATGKRISQIQEYVDYNGGPGVQHIALNTSNIIETIVNLRARGTEFLLAPDTYYDVLRQKLKTAKIKVKEDLDRLQELKILVDFDDKGYLLQIFTKPVQDRPTVFLEVIQRFNHFGFGAGNFKSLFEAIEKDQEARGNLKVMTPDGQAKAFN from the exons ATG aCAAGCTACACAGACAAAGGGCTAAAG CCACCGAGGGGAAAGTTTCTCAATTTTCACCACCTTACTTTCTGGGTCGGCAATGCCAAACAG GCAGCCTCCTTCTACTGTAACAAGCTGGGCTTCGAGGCCTTTGCCTACAAGGGTCTAGAGACAGGGAGCCGAGAGGTGGTGTCTCATGTCATCAGACAGGATAAG ataatatttgtatttgaaagTCCCCTAAACCCTGGAAATGAAG AGATGGGACAGCATATGATGAAGCATGGAGATGGAGTCAAAGACATCGCCTTCCAAGTGGAGGACTGTGACTTCATAGTCAAG ACAGCAAAAGAACAAGGAGCTGTCATTGTCAAGGAGCCCTGGGTGCAGCAGGACAGCCACGGGAAGGTCAAGTATGCCGTGGTTCAAACG TATGGagatacaacacacacactaatcgaGTACCTCGGCCCTTACAAAGGCCTTTTCCTGCCAGGCTACAAAGAACCTCTGTTCAGGGATCCTCTGTTAGCCAAACT tcCAAAACCAAGTTTGAATTTCATCGATCACGTTGTGGGAAACCAGCCAGATAGTGAAATGGTGCCAACTTCAGACTG GTATCAAAAGTGTTTGATGTTCCATCGATTCTGGTCAATAGATGACAAGCAGATCCACACGGAGTACAGCGCACTGAGGTCAATTGTGATGACAAACTATGAGGAGACCATCAAGATGCCGATCAATGAACCTGCAACTGGGAAAAGGATATCGCAAATCCAG GAATATGTAGACTATAATGGGGGACCAGGTGTTCAGCACATCGCCCTGAACACATCAAACATTATTGAAACC ATAGTCAACCTTCGCGCCCGAGGGACAGAGTTCCTCTTGGCGCCCGACACGTATTACGACGTCCTGCGTCAGAAACTCAAAACGGCCAAGATCAAGGTGAAGGAGGACCTCGACCGTTTACAG GAATTGAAAATCTTAGTTGATTTTGATGACAAGGGCTACCTGCTTCAAATCTTCACCAAACCCGTGCAAGACAGACCAACAGTTTTCTTGGAGGTCATTCAACGTTTTAACCACTTT GGCTTTGGGGCAGGAAACTTCAAGTCTCTCTTTGAGGCAATTGAGAAGGACCAAGAGGCCAGGGGCAACCTCAAAGTGATGACACCCGATGGTCAGGCCAAAGCCTTCAACTGA